The Paralichthys olivaceus isolate ysfri-2021 chromosome 2, ASM2471397v2, whole genome shotgun sequence genomic interval AGTGCTCtagattattattttgaaatagTACTGCTCTGGACCTGCTTTATATGAAAAGTAGTGACATAAGTTTTtggatgatgtcacagcagagTGGAGCAGAGGACTGGCTGTGATCTCCTGTCGAACCTTTGATTggctgcttgttttgttttgcttcctCCAGTTTCTTTAACCCCTCTCTCTCAGACATGGAGTTCCTGGAGGTCCTCACCGACGGCCTCAACCGGGTCCTCCTGGTCCGCGGAGGCGGCCGCGAGGTCATCACCATCTACTCCTGAAAGAgcagccccctcctcccctaCCATCCCCCCCTCGACCCTCCCCTCAGCCCCCTTCCTGTGTCACCTGTGCTCCCTCATCGACGCtgcctcatcatcaccatcacgaCCGTTTCTTTCTCGATAGCTCCGCTCAGCTTCAGCACCTCTCTGCTCCATCCCCAGCAGACCGACGAGCAGCCTCACACGCTCCGCTACCAGACCTTTCATTTTACTCTCATAAGCTACTCTATCTGTTGTAGGCTCTGGACTAATTTAGATGCTTTCTAGATTTGTTCTTAGagagactttttcttttctttggtgATCTGTCTGAGTCGGAGTCActcagtgaagaggaggaggcgtgTGTGAGGTGTGAGCTGAGGTGTGAGCgcacatgcatgtatgtgtttgtttcaatCTGAAGATTCTtcttatttgtgttgattttatACAAGTGAGACACAGAAGCAGCTCCTGCTCTGAAAGAACGAGAGCTGCGATGAGCTCTGTGCAGGTTTTTAGTTCCAGTGTGGTGATCGGACACTTTCAAGGCAAAAAGACGCTGCTGCCTACAGTCAGGACCAGCGGCTGGAAGAAGAGGACGGAGAAGACAGTTGAGTATGAACTGTGAATTCACATCCATGTTCGGAGGAGAAGACTGAACCGGCACGTGGATCAAACCTGCAGATTTATCTCTAACTTGCTCAATTCCTTTGGCATGAAATCCTCacaaccgtgtgtgtgtttctactccACACGTTTTGTTCCCACCATCACTTGTCTTTCCAGCCATCCTCCTTTTCAACTCATCTCTTAGTGGCTGTTTTATCCCTGTCGCCACTGTTagtgccaaaaaaaaaagatacaacaAGGCTAGCTTAGTCTGTAGAGATTGACACGTGATTAAACTGTGAATTGTGCGTTTCCTCGCAGGAGGCTGGTGCGATAGTGgagtgagggggaggagagtACAACCCCCTCAACGCCACTAATCCACCCACCCTGAGGAGATCATCATCGCCAGCACCCCCTCGACCCTCGTGTGGATcactgtaaataatgtaaaagcTCTGGCGCGTTGTTCAGTATGAGTGTAGTATTTTTGTGACATACTAAAAAAGCTTCTAGTGGAGAGGAAACATTCCGTCACTCAGAGGGACGGCTCGGAAACTTTACTTCTTTATttattggatttatttatttattggatGGCTTAGGCTCCCGTCATAATCGTCACCGTAACCACGACGAGCACCTGCACCTGCACCGTGCGAAAAAAACGAGTGAACTTGTGACGAGATCACCGCTTAAAAAAGATCACcgataaatgttattttttcatcttatagagcaaatatatgtatttatgtttatagaTAGAAGTTACACATATATATCGACGAGTTGAGGTCGTTGTATATCATTTCTGATTGTCACTCAAAGATCTATCGCTCTTCTGCCAAATTTTAGACAAACGTGCCATATCAAAGTATTTTTCAAAGAGACATAGTGATTCTATTGGATAAATCAGAGGGAACAAggtgtgcaaaataaaaaaaaagaggaagagaaaacagaggtGTTTTAATGAAACTAGTGTGGTGACGACACTGTAGTTAGAAAGTCGCCCTATAGATGAGAGAGGAAGTTCAGACGTCTGTAAACAACACGATGACTCACATCAGCTCGTACAGAGGTGAACATCTGTCCACTGGTTGTTTGTAGGGTGTGGTCTAAACGAATAGAGGCTTCTGTAGCTGGGAAACTCGCTCTGTCCACGAGACTGAACTCTATGCAGTAGACTCTCCAGTGATTTTATATCCTCTAGATTGGCTGAGAttagagccacacacacacacacacacacacacgtccctgACTGAATGACTGGTGAGAAAAATCATATTTaggtttaataaaaaaataaagtgcatcTTGAAGGAATGTGCAATAGTCGAATAAATCCGGACTCATGTGatcatgttatttatttttttacacatatattttgtatatgtAGATTTGGTGTTCAATCCAGAACCATCTCACTCTGACCAAGGACAGCTGTCACTTTACTTTCaatatctttttgtttcttttcttaaagAAACTGTTTTTGGTCATTTGCACTTGtagtagaaatataaatataaacaaatacataaatatatatatatctatacatatatatatatagtatatacgATATAGGAAAGCAAAACAAATTAGTTTGTAgaactatttaaaaaacagtattaaatgtttttagtgTTGCTTGAATGTCGGACCGTATGTTGTGAATGCTGCTAGTATTAATAGATTTATTTGTACTGTAAATAACTAAAGCGACTATAAAGAGAAAAGGGTATAGACATACATATCAGCGGTGGTGGTCGTCTACAGGACAAGGACCTGGAAACATTCGGCTCGTGATCTCTGGACAGggttctctttttgttttattagaaaTCTACACAGAAAACCTTGATGCAATATTATAGTAATATTACAGCTGAGGGCAAACTCTTCACCCTTTTATCCtctttttcaaaaagaaatgcTCTCGGGATGATTCTCACCTTTAATCCCATCACTGAAGTGAATTTTAAGGAAACAGATTTTTCATTTACTCAAAGAAAATGCCAAAATatgtttgaatatgaatattccTGGTTTATCTGCTCAACGTTAGtgtttggaaatgtttttaacctttgacccctgTGACAGTGAACAAGCAGCCACCCCCAGTTTTCTAAGATTCCAGGCTGCTGAGTCATGAAGATTTTATTTATCGAGCTCGTCGGCTTAACTCTCGACAAAAAAAAGGGTTGTTCAACGCTCACGTGACGTTTTTTGAAGAACATGGCTGTTTTGGGATCGTCTCCACAACATTGCCTGCATCAACTGAGCCTTTTAAATttattcaaaaagaaaatatatctgATGTTTATGGGAGACGTTTATGGGAAATGAGTTTATTTATTGAAttctaaatgttttataattGCTGTTTGCATGGTACTATGTGGCAGTATTTGTTTTAGTGGTTTCTATAGTGATGACTTTGCTGTTCAAGGTGCGGAGCGGAGAAGGAGGTCAGACGTTCTCACGGAGTCACGCATTTTGAGAACTCGGAAATAGTTTGGCTTGACCTTGAAAAACAAGTCTTTtgcaaaaaataagaaaaagtatGAGTTCACTATATTGTTCCTTGTTATATTTCAATCTTGCTCAAGTAGTCTTATGTAACGTAATAAGAGATTATGAGTTTGCGAATGAATGGGCCTGGAGGACGGTAATTTCACCCGTGTAAATATATATCACTTAAGTCAGAGACACTGTAACCGACTAGTGTTGTCTTTTGTTGTACACTGTTCTATCACTGTGGACAAAGTCTTAGAGTTTTGTAAGATGATTATGTGCAATATTGTTCTCTCATCACAAGCTTTTCATTCAGCTTTTGGTTTTTACAAACAACTGGAGGTGTCAGCAGTGGCTTCTCTCATCAGAATGTTTGTCACCGGGTCTCACGGACCTTAAAGATCTCAAGTGTTCATCCCAAACGTGGCTGAGACAGCGAAGCACTTTaacactggggggggggggggcactctTTGACAGGATGGGTCTGCAGAAacgtggagggggggggggggggggggggggggggtttgaacAAACTCTGCCCCACAGCACACGAGTGTATTACAGCCAGCTCAGCCATAAAATCTTATATCCCATGATCCACTGCAGTTCTGAACCGCAGCAACCCAGAGACCTACCTGCTGATTTCGTTCACATCTTATCATTTGAGCATTTTACTTTACATCCCAGCATGCATCACTCTGTCCTTTCTCTTGCCaaacttctttaaaaagaataatCGTTAAAAAGTTTTAGTGCTTGTCACTCAATCTATGAGGTGAGCCTTCCCCACGATCcctcccccccacacccccacaccCCCATCTGCAGCCAAAATCCACCCTTGGCCTCCCCCACCCCAGCCACTAGatccacccccctcccctccaccccccccagctctgtattttaaatgtgattgCAGTATAATTCTGAAAAATGATCAAAGAATATAAAACTTGCGCTTCCAATTCTGGCACCGGCTCTGCTTGGACGTCACCACatagcccccccaccccccactcaGAAACCAGCACGTCCccacacccctcccctcccccccctcccagaCTGATCCACAGACACAGATCAGATCCTTCGCCTGCACAAACTGTAGCATGAGACAAAGCTGCCGGTGATCATTACTCAGTCTCCATCCTTAAATGGATATTAAGGGCTCTGAAACACATCTATTACCGGGTTGAGGAGGATTTCCTTAAAGACGccaacagaggaagaaaaaaataaagacaaatccCAGATTACTGCAGAGAGGTCACACAGTCTGAGGCTGAGATAAGATCGTTCCCTCCAGCGTCGGACAGATGTGCCTGATGCTGGGGGGGGTAATACACAACAGCTGcatttacatttcacacagTCGAGCTCTCTGGGAGTCAgaaaagattgaaaaaaaaaaaaactcaggtGGCTATCACTGGAGTGCAAGCAGAGCCCCGGTCCAGTTATGTTGTGTATCTCAGTGCATGCATGCAATTACCCTGAACAAGGTGTATTGAAAATATATTGGGTGTTTGTGGTATAAAAGTATTTTGTTTATATTAGTTACAAACATTTCTTtctagtattttttttttctctttccttagGACTGGCCAATCATTGTATCCAagatgaatattattattatcattattattatagtaccagaTTCTATTTTTATGGTAGATTTGTTGAGGTGTCAAACGTTATAttcagatgaactgattacCAAAGTATATTTCAGTTTAGTGTGACAATAATGTGCTCCAGTGAATTAGACATGAGATCAGTAAATACTGTTCACCTCCTCAAGTTTGTAGCAATTACCACTTACTACATGGAAATATTTTATTCTAAAGGATAAAACTATCGGGTAGTGCCAAAGTATTTGAAGATATGCCTGCTAATGTTCAATTTGTTCTAATATTTAACCTTTTTAATCACCAGCTGTGGTTCTATAActgtattaaatataaaacaatcacCAAAATAGGTTTTTAATTTAAGGATCAGGCAGCTTTTAAAGGAAAAGTTCAACATTGGGGTGAAAAATTGCTGATTGGCTTTTTTGCCAATGGTTGGTACACAAACTGAAACAGTTCAGCTCAGCACTATCGCAAAATCCACCAATCAGCATCTCTAAAAAATCACTTTATTACATCTAGTTTGTTCAATTTGGAAATGACACAAAGCTGTTTAGTGGACAATTATCTTACCTGGTAacggttgccaggcaaccagtgGAGGCCAGGAATAGTCAGTTACATAAAATCTCACCAAACAGCAATTTGTCCTTTTTACATTCAGGTTTTTGTGACGctttaattattaaaaacatttagagGTAACAAGCTTCATATTTGACAAAATGTCTTTTCCTTTAAAAGTGTCTAACCTTTTGAAAATCctgtatttcatttaaaaaccagtTCTTCCCCCCAGAGGAACCTCGTCACTGTCCAGATATGTATTTAATTCACTGGAGTCGTGGGAAACATTTTGTATGGATGCTTTAAAAATGCAGTGGCTGTAGATATAGATGATatacacagaaagaaaacacctGTATCAAACTTCACTAatatgaattttctttttcctccattttgaACAATTCATTAATTCTTACTTGATACTGTACCTAGTCTTATGGTAACGCTGTAGTGTGTTCTTTTCAGTTCTGtgggagtgtgtatgtgtgtacatgtgcactTGTAACTGCTGGGGGCAGGGGTGGTTGTGGGTGAGGGAGGGACGGGGCTACTTGTAAATAAATCAAGTACAGTTAGTGTGGaggtgtttattttttgtgtcagtgtaagttaaatattctaaaataaaaaaaactaatgtatTATTCTCTATTGTGTTTCATGGTAcattgaaaagaggaaaaagtagTTTTATCTTACATTTCAAATGCTTATATCTCTATGGCTTCTGGCGATACCCGTTCCATTTTATAGATTTGTCAGCACAAAATGCAATAAACCAATACCATTTTATTACAGCGACTGTGTCTCGAGTTTTTAATCACGTCTTTATTGACAATGAAAACTTGTTACAAATTAAAAGACTCTGCAAaactataaaacacacaacaggtcatggctggaaaacacaaaagtgtCCATCAGGGGCCAAAATGTACTTTACACATGCAACATATCTTCATTATTTAAACCACACGTAACAAGAATCAATTGTCTTCTGGTTAATAATTATAGTTGAAAACAAAAATTGAAGTGAGAACACTGCCTAGAATAAAGATTCAATaataattaagaaaaacaaaattaaaaagcagtttACAAAAACATTCCAACAGTCTACCTATACACAGCTGGTAAATTCACTTCAGAGAATCGATGTGGTGTCTACGCGTACAAGAGGAAAAGTGGGCGTCACGTTAGGAGATGGAATTCATTTGCTGCAGCCTGTCAGTAGTGTCGGGGATACATGGACATAGACGGATGGGACGGGGCCTGGCCCATGCTCTGTGCCGGTCTGACCGGTGGCTGCTGAGAGACCCCGCCGCCCACCAGGTGGTTAAGAGACGGCCCGCTCTGGATGAGCGTGTCCAGAGCTTTCTGGACACTCGGGTTGTCAAAATTGATACCTGAAGTAGAGCCAGGGGGTCTTTGACCGATTGGTGCGACTGGCATCCGGCCCTGCGGGGCGCCGTAACCCTGGGatacagctgcaggaggagcggACATGGCTGGGCGGGGTAGGCTCTGGGAAGGGGGCAGGCCCAGGGAGCCATAGGCCTGTGACtgggaggcagagggaaggcCCCCAGCACTGACCGCTGAGCCAGTGCCGCTGGTGAACAGGCTGAGGATCTTGGCCTGCAGCTCTTGCTGATGGCTGGAGTTAGCCGGGGCGCTCGGAGCAGCAGATAAACCGAGGTGACTCGTCTGTTGGGGTGCGAGAGCAGAATGGGAGGAAGAAGGCAGTCCTGCAGCCGAGGGCGGGACATCTGCTGGAGCTGCAACGTGGACTGGAGCTGCAGGGAGAAAGATTCAGTTTGAATTAGCTGCTCTGCAAACAACAGTTCTGcatcaacaaacaaaaccaattgTTTTTCAGTGGACAGGCCACATGCAATTCACATTCATtccatcaaacaaaaacataaataatttcACAAACAGTGAAAAGGACTCTTTTTGGCAGATTATCGGTAAATTAGACTTAAATCAAACTAAGTGGATCTCTTTTAAATTTCCTCTTTGTcactattgtttttattcagctcAGTAGAGAAACTGTTTCTGTGGAAATGTTGGGAATTTTGAATAAGAAAGACTCAATTTAGAAAattctcactttaaacacaAATTAAGAATATGTGTCAGAAAGTAATTGCATTTCTTTACGTCCACTGTCAATTTACACTTCAGGAATCTCTTCATGGCCAAACCATCCGAAGAGTGTTTTAAGACCAAAACGTTTTAATAAGTCACTTCCTCAATTAAGAAGTTCTTACCTGAAAGAGGGTCTGTAGAACTTCGCACCAGACGGACTCGTTTATCCTTCAGGTACGCGATGAGACTGTCCAGTTCCTCGGGGGTTACAAATCTACCCAGAAACCACAGAGAAAAACGTTTATTACTGCAAGAATATATATTTAGGGTTTTTAAATTATCTGAGAAGCTGCAggaatgaataaaaagatatcacaaaaatgtacatgtttaaTTCCCCATAGCTCcagtttctttaaatgtttcattatgaaaaacacaaaaggatGAAGCTGATACCTGTTTTCAGACAGCAATGTGATGGCAGTGAGCACAGAGACGGGGTGGCTCTCTCTGTCGGGCTCCCTGAGTAATACATCGTCGGCCATCTTGGCGGCCTTCCTGGCAATCTCCTCGCGCTCTTTTTCACGGTTTTCAACTTTGTAAGAATCGTAGTTGTGGGCAACGAGCATCATGGCGTCCTGCATTGGCATGTTTCGATGTTCTGCggtgacaaagagagaaaaatgtgttaaacaaCAGAAGCTGGTGCAGATTTTAAACCAACCAACAGGTTCATATTGTGGTTTTGTCTTGTTACCCTGCGGCGTGCCGAACAAGATATTGACGGTGCAGGACCGGTGCACTTGGTGCTGCTGGGTGATGATGATGGCAAAGGGAGTGCGGGCTCGGCCAACGTCCTCCAGAGCCTGGGTCAGAGAGACCTCTGTGTTGAGGAAGATTAGGTCCACCACCATTCCCAAATCGCGGACCTTCCGCCCGACCGTTTCAGCATACTCCCTACAGTTATTTTCAAAGCAGAGGTACACACaagcagacgcacacacaaacacaaacaaacacacacacaggagccatatgaaatgaaaacatgccaTGTCCTGATAGAATATGTACAGAGACCTTTCTGGTCCAGTATCACCAGGCTCTCAATCAAGTCCAGAGAGTGAACATACTTCTGTGCCTTGTTGACGACAATCACCGAGCAGTCCACGGGACGGTCCGTGTCATAGCGCCGCTGGAGTTCTTCATAATACTGTCGATACAACTCATTACGCCGACGCTCCTCCGGTCGAGCACGATCCTCTGCTGTAGAAGAGGCAGAGGGGAATGGAAAGTTCAATGTCTGCATAGTTTCATGTACAGCAACAttgaaaacaatcaaaacacacatttcaatcATAGATTACTTCATATCAGAACTGCTCAGATCTGTGAAACGTTTCAAATCATCACTAAAGACCAACTTCTCACCGGCTTTCAGCTCCGGTTGAGTCCTTAATGTCATTCCCCATAATATTTATGATAACTAacgttttattgcttttatcattttgtatttattcagattttatatatatctattaAAAACGgtttatttgtatattatattatattacttgACGTATTAAACTTTCACTTCCAATGATTAGCCATTGTTACACAAGCTCAAACACAAAAAGCATTTGGTTGTCATAGACCTTCACTTCTAAAAATGTAGGTCTAGTCACCACTGAGCTAATAATCAAAGCAGTTGAAAATAAACCCATTTGGTTTTGTGCCATGTCTTCGCTGTGTATTTGTTATCATTTAATTACAACTGTAAACTTACCCTCTGGCTCACGACGTCCATTCCAGGGGTCTCTGTAAGGGTCCCTGTAGGTCTCATCCTTCCTGCGGTAATACTCTTCTGCACCGCTGCCACTGCGGTAGAATCTGTCCAAGTCTTCTCTGCTGTGTGGACACATTTCAAGTTAAGACTAAAAATGTAAACGCTTAACTATGGATTTTCAACTGATGGGCAGAATGAGTCACCTGAATGCAGGATCCCTCGGGTCGGCTCTTGGGTCCCCTCTCAGATCAGCTCTGGGGTCCCCTCTTGGGTCGGCTCTGGGGTCCCCTCTGGGGTCTCCTCTCGGGTCGGCTCTGGGATCTCCTCTCGGGTCGGCTCTGGGGTCTCCTCTCGGATCAGCTCTGGGGTCTCCTCTCGGGTCGGCTCTGGGGTCGCCCCTTGGGTCAGCTCTCAGGTCACCTCTCGGGTCCTTGTCTCTGCCCTCTGAGCTACGGTAGCGGTAGTCATGGTCACGAGAGTGGCCAGCCGGCCTCGCCTCTCGAGCCGAATCCCTCCCATCCCGGCTATCACGGTGCTCACGTCCATCACGTCCGTCGCGCCCATAAACAGGTGACCGGGACCGAGGCCGAGGCTCTTTGCTGTCCCCGTAACTGCTGTATGGGGCCCTGAGAGAAATGTTATCAATTAGAGCAAGAACACTTGGAGATTAGGCAGCCTATAAAATACTGAAGGGTTATAAGAGTGTCTATCCTCAGCTGGTGAGGACAGGAATACAGCGGGTACTGTCAATTTCTCCAATATGAACATATTTATTCACACAACAGAAGCAGCTCAAGAGAAAGCCACTATCGTTTTCGCACAGGGAATTAGCGCAAATTCAATCCAGGAGGCGACTCTGGCGGGTGTCctttcaaagtttttttttaatttccagtgatccttgaacacaacaATATCGACTTGACGACCATTTGTGCTTCACCGACCATAAACCCAGCTCTTGAAAATACAGAAGTGTCGTGGTTGTTAAGCCTTTATAAAAAAGGCTGTTTGTGCCATTTAGACGTGTTTTCTTATGATGATTCGGTTTGTTTGAGCAAGAGACGTTTCCATTCCAAAGACCGTTCACCCATTTCCAAGAACGTCTGCTTCACGTCTTCACCCAAGAAATTACTGCAACTACAACAAATATAAACTAGTAACTTCCGTGTCTAGTcttcatgaaaacatgaattgaCCAGGGTATCCATGTAGAAGTGAACTCAAGAACTTGCTGTATTTTTCAAATCCTCATTAACGCTTCGCTTTCTATCTGGGACCCTGAAAACGTTTCTCACTGCTGTTAAAGCAGCTTGTGAgacaaaggttttatttttaggcCAATGCACATTTCCTTTAACATAAAGAAACGATTGTGGATCACTATGCATGGCTGAAAATTATAAAATGCAAATGATCATACTTAAATAACCATCATACATGTTTGCACTGGTACGTGCTCGTTCCCAACCATACCCGCGAACTTGCCCTGGGCGAGTGTTTAAGcggcaccacacacacagaagtatCAAAGTTCAAAACGGGTATCGCCGATTTTTGACCCTTAGTTGCGCAATGGAGAAATGTCCTTTAAATATGGGTCCCCGTTCTGTAGGTACGTTGGTGCAGGCGATGTTCCTGTTGGTGGTTTTATCTTATTCCATTCATCAACAGTCGCTTGTGATAGCATGTCAAGAAACGTAGCAGGTGGCTGCTGCTAACTAGCCGACAGCAGGGTCGATTTACAGTGGCGATTTGAGACCGATAGTGTTGTGTAGCTCTGCTCTTCCACTGTTGGAGGAAGGAAAATGATTCAACCGTGATTATTAGACGTCGAGCAAAACACAATGTATTTTGATGAGAAACTGCAAATGTGAACAAAAAGCtccacaaatgttttttgtagCCCGTGTTTTCAACGCACGAAGTCCCGCACACGAGAATTAAAAAGCcatgtggaaaaaaatcttTGAAACAAAGTCACTTTAAATTACATTCACGTCTCTTTACTTTATTTCAACACATCCGTAAGTTTTAATTTATAGTGAAATATTGTTTGTCCCATGAACCATCACAAACTTATCTAATTGTTCGTTAAGTTCCACCAAGCGGACTCCACAACTGGTGGAATTGACAGTTGAGGAAAATTCTTAATACGCTTTTGTTTTTTACCGAAACCTCAGAGGCAATGGTAGTTCTTCACACCCATTTCGCGTTACTTTACCTTCGAGGAGGGCTCTGCTGGATTTGAGGTTTAGCTTGCCGTCGCTCCACTGCCATATTTAcatctgaaaataaatcaatccaAACGTTGAACATAACAGTGACATTTAATCAGCAGCTCATGTGTTCACGCAAAATGGAGAAGTCGCCACAATAATTCCACGATCCAAATGAAATGGGTCCAACATCCAAGTTTGAAAATCCAAACAGGACAAGATGTCAAAATGCAGCAAATCGATTTGCCAAATTGATTTGAATTGAGTAAAAGGTGAAGAAAGCAAGGaattctctgctcctcttcaaAACTGACAAGAAACGATAGCAAGGTTTGAACATGTTAATTAGATTTTGAACTTGAAATTCATCCTTCAGAAACTCCCACAACCACAAGAGTCCCACTTTAAGTGACACATTTAGAGCTATGGTGGACGAAATTCCGAGACTGTGTTGCAAACAAGAGATTTTAGAGATTCAGGCTTTGCCAGAATTTAATGGTGCacttatttatttgctttttcagCCCAGAATGTAACATATCTACAAAAAGACAGATTTACAGTGAAAGAATAATGATTAAATCAAATCTTCAGAGTATTTAAGACTAAATGCATGTGGACAGCTATCATACACAACATTAATTTACTGAAAACTACTAGTAAACCATTTATCCTTAAAACATCAAATTTGCTGTTTTTACTGGCATTGTTAAAATCAAATCCACAAAAATATTATCAACAGGATCAGCACTTTATCTGTTACGGCCAAGGTGTATCACAAAGAAAATCTGATCTTTAATAAGCATGGTTTTGTTGCTCAAGGTACACCATTAAAAGCTTAACCCATTCAGCAAGACAATCACCCCGTACAGTTGAGGCTTACCTATTTTATAACCTTTATATATTCGACCCTTTTGGGCCGCCTTTGCAGCTTCCGCTTCCTCAACGCGTTCAAATTGTACAAATCCAAACCCACGAAACATGGACACGCCTGgaagaggaacattttaaaatggtaCAGACTTAGGATCGGTTTGGAGAACAGTTTGGATACCTAACCTAAGTTATCCATAGGAATCATAACTTTTACATGCTTATATTTCATGAAAACTTAAGTTATTGCTGATACTCATCTAAAATATTTTAGTAATTGTGACATTCAGGGGACAGCCTGTCCTAATCAAATTTGCGTATATTGTGTTCATTACTGACCGACAACTTTCCCGTATGTGCTGAACATTTCTTCTAAATCCTTCTTTTCCATGTCGGAGGTCGGCAAATTCCCCACGAAAATCCTTCTCTCCAAATCTCGAGGATCATTACTGCTGCAGGAGCGTGAAAAGTGTCCTGGCGATGCGCTGCGGCTTCTTCGGCGAGACATGACTTGATCCAGACGTTCAActggtttctttctttgtttgtctcaaATGCTTGAAAAAGTTTGGTTCGGTCGCTAATAAGCTTCTTAAAATTGTCGTCCAAGATCCTGAAACATGTCAGTGAGTTAAAATAAGAGATCAAGTTCCTTGGAGGGGGAAGTTTTAGTGGAGCAAAGGTTGCAGATGAAAATCACACCAAAATGAGACAGGAAATGCAAATGCGGTTGCAAATTCTTTTTCACAGGTAGCAAATACTCGAAATTGCAGTAGTGCTTTTCAAATCTccagaaaaatgtttaaatttatactataaaatgttttatattatttaatgtgTCCTGCATTTCTCCCACGCTCATTTGAATGGCACGTTATTTGCTCCATTTAACTCTGCATATCGATCTTGCCTTAAAGTATGGCATAATTCAAGGCATATCATTATTAATGGTGagtaaataaacaaaagcaaattCACAGTGCAAATTTGGCATTGCAATCCAACATTTGTGCGAGCAGGGACAGAAACACTTCACATCACCCACCTAAATTTTCACCGCTTGTGGTTTGGCAG includes:
- the ncoa5 gene encoding nuclear receptor coactivator 5 isoform X6, encoding MAVERRQAKPQIQQSPPRRAPYSSYGDSKEPRPRSRSPVYGRDGRDGREHRDSRDGRDSAREARPAGHSRDHDYRYRSSEGRDKDPRGDLRADPRGDPRADPRGDPRADPRGDPRADPRGDPRADPRGDPRGDPRADPRGDPRADLRGDPRADPRDPAFSREDLDRFYRSGSGAEEYYRRKDETYRDPYRDPWNGRREPEAEDRARPEERRRNELYRQYYEELQRRYDTDRPVDCSVIVVNKAQKEYAETVGRKVRDLGMVVDLIFLNTEVSLTQALEDVGRARTPFAIIITQQHQVHRSCTVNILFGTPQEHRNMPMQDAMMLVAHNYDSYKVENREKEREEIARKAAKMADDVLLREPDRESHPVSVLTAITLLSENRFVTPEELDSLIAYLKDKRVRLVRSSTDPLSAPVHVAAPADVPPSAAGLPSSSHSALAPQQTSHLGLSAAPSAPANSSHQQELQAKILSLFTSGTGSAVSAGGLPSASQSQAYGSLGLPPSQSLPRPAMSAPPAAVSQGYGAPQGRMPVAPIGQRPPGSTSGINFDNPSVQKALDTLIQSGPSLNHLVGGGVSQQPPVRPAQSMGQAPSHPSMSMYPRHY
- the ncoa5 gene encoding nuclear receptor coactivator 5 isoform X7, yielding MSRRRSRSASPGHFSRSCSSNDPRDLERRIFVGNLPTSDMEKKDLEEMFSTYGKVVGVSMFRGFGFVQFERVEEAEAAKAAQKGRIYKGYKIDVNMAVERRQAKPQIQQSPPRRAPYSSYGDSKEPRPRSRSPVYGRDGRDGREHRDSRDGRDSAREARPAGHSRDHDYRYRSSEGRDKDPRGDLRADPRGDPRADPRGDPRADPRGDPRADPRGDPRADPRGDPRGDPRADPRGDPRADLRGDPRADPRDPAFSREDLDRFYRSGSGAEEYYRRKDETYRDPYRDPWNGRREPEAEDRARPEERRRNELYRQYYEELQRRYDTDRPVDCSVIVVNKAQNREYAETVGRKVRDLGMVVDLIFLNTEVSLTQALEDVGRARTPFAIIITQQHQVHRSCTVNILFGTPQEHRNMPMQDAMMLVAHNYDSYKVENREKEREEIARKAAKMADDVLLREPDRESHPVSVLTAITLLSENRFVTPEELDSLIAYLKDKRVRLVRSSTDPLSAPVHVAAPADVPPSAAGLPSSSHSALAPQQTSHLGLSAAPSAPANSSHQQELQAKILSLFTSGTGSAVSAGGLPSASQSQAYGSLGLPPSQSLPRPAMSAPPAAVSQGYGAPQGRMPVAPIGQRPPGSTSGINFDNPSVQKALDTLIQSGPSLNHLVGGGVSQQPPVRPAQSMGQAPSHPSMSMYPRHY
- the ncoa5 gene encoding nuclear receptor coactivator 5 isoform X2, whose product is MTAFVATAEAAEVIFCCTESTRRRRSSSSSSFVRNRDTSRRVFAAISFWKRRENPRRKHLGLSNYVDTESRISSVKLRAPYSSYGDSKEPRPRSRSPVYGRDGRDGREHRDSRDGRDSAREARPAGHSRDHDYRYRSSEGRDKDPRGDLRADPRGDPRADPRGDPRADPRGDPRADPRGDPRADPRGDPRGDPRADPRGDPRADLRGDPRADPRDPAFSREDLDRFYRSGSGAEEYYRRKDETYRDPYRDPWNGRREPEAEDRARPEERRRNELYRQYYEELQRRYDTDRPVDCSVIVVNKAQKEYAETVGRKVRDLGMVVDLIFLNTEVSLTQALEDVGRARTPFAIIITQQHQVHRSCTVNILFGTPQEHRNMPMQDAMMLVAHNYDSYKVENREKEREEIARKAAKMADDVLLREPDRESHPVSVLTAITLLSENRFVTPEELDSLIAYLKDKRVRLVRSSTDPLSAPVHVAAPADVPPSAAGLPSSSHSALAPQQTSHLGLSAAPSAPANSSHQQELQAKILSLFTSGTGSAVSAGGLPSASQSQAYGSLGLPPSQSLPRPAMSAPPAAVSQGYGAPQGRMPVAPIGQRPPGSTSGINFDNPSVQKALDTLIQSGPSLNHLVGGGVSQQPPVRPAQSMGQAPSHPSMSMYPRHY